CCCTGCTCCCCCTGGTCCGTCGCACGGCGGACGCCATCAGTGGTGAGTACTCCGGCCGAACTACCACCAGGGACACCGAATGACCGACAAGACCGCCCTCACCCCCAAGACCCACACCGCCCCGCCCGCGAAGTTCTCGCACGGCGTCCGCAAGGGCAACATCCTCCAGGTCGCCGGCCAGGTCGGCTTCCTCCCCGCAGAGGAGGGCAAGCCGCCGACCCCGGCCGGCCCGACCCTGCGCGAGCAGACCCTCCAGACCCTGGCCAACGTCGAGGCGATCCTGGAGGAGGGCGGCGCGAGCTGGGAGGACGCGATGATGATCCGCGTCTATCTGACGGACGTGGACCACTTCGCCGAGATGAACGCCATCTACAACGAGTACTTCGAGGGGCGGGTCGAGGTGCCCGCCGCGCGCACGACCGTCTACGTCGGCCTGCCCGCCGGCCTGCTCATCGAGATCGACGCGCTGGCCGTCCTGAGCTAGCACCTAGTCGGTACCGCTCCAACTCCCGCACACCGTACGACGGTTCGGCGCCCCCAGGGGTGCCGCGCCGCGATCCCCCCTGCCCGAAAGCCGCATGTTCTTACGACGACAACGAGGACCCCCACCATGTCCCTACCGCTCGCCGCCACCGCCCCCGCGACACCACCCCACACCGGAGGACTCCTCCTCCTACTCGACGGCACGGCAGGCCTGTTGACGGTCGCCGCCCTCGGGATCGCGCTCCTCCTCTT
The nucleotide sequence above comes from Streptomyces sp. N50. Encoded proteins:
- a CDS encoding RidA family protein gives rise to the protein MTDKTALTPKTHTAPPAKFSHGVRKGNILQVAGQVGFLPAEEGKPPTPAGPTLREQTLQTLANVEAILEEGGASWEDAMMIRVYLTDVDHFAEMNAIYNEYFEGRVEVPAARTTVYVGLPAGLLIEIDALAVLS